The following are encoded together in the Halopseudomonas salegens genome:
- a CDS encoding BON domain-containing protein, whose product MKMLTKNFAIATIAATALGLSALSSAVLADDHGMGDKAEDAAETAGQATSDTWITSKVRASFVAESELSALDIGVETNEGVVTLTGEVNTDAQRELAIKVVEDIEGVKEVAADGLQSHE is encoded by the coding sequence ATGAAAATGTTGACCAAGAATTTTGCGATTGCAACGATTGCCGCTACTGCGCTGGGCTTGTCTGCGCTGTCATCTGCTGTGTTGGCAGACGACCACGGCATGGGTGACAAGGCTGAAGATGCTGCCGAAACCGCGGGCCAGGCTACCTCTGATACCTGGATCACCAGCAAGGTACGCGCCAGCTTTGTCGCGGAAAGCGAGCTGAGTGCCCTGGATATCGGGGTGGAAACCAATGAAGGCGTGGTTACCCTGACCGGCGAAGTCAATACGGATGCTCAACGCGAGCTGGCCATCAAGGTTGTTGAAGACATTGAAGGCGTCAAAGAAGTCGCTGCTGATGGTCTCCAATCTCACGAGTAA
- a CDS encoding CsbD family protein has protein sequence MNDDILKGKWKQLRGRVKERWGNLTDDDLDVIDGHSEHLAGKLQEKYGWSKEKAQQELRDFNDNL, from the coding sequence ATGAATGACGATATTCTCAAGGGCAAATGGAAGCAATTGCGCGGTCGCGTCAAGGAGCGTTGGGGCAACCTGACGGATGATGATCTGGACGTGATCGACGGCCACTCCGAGCACTTGGCCGGCAAGCTGCAAGAGAAGTATGGCTGGTCGAAAGAAAAGGCCCAGCAAGAGCTGCGTGATTTCAACGACAACTTGTAA
- a CDS encoding IPTL-CTERM sorting domain-containing protein, with amino-acid sequence MPCGTRASSFNRAVMRGTLFLLLQLPLLSMAAEIHVDQSATGGNNGSTWADAYTDLQDALSLALPGDEIWVAAGVYTPTSDPAQRTVAFQLRNGVGMYGGFSGTESLRADRDWQTNTTILSGDIENNDASSGGVVTDTSQIQGANSLHVLSGTNVDASTVLDGFTITAGYADGSSNNGSGAGLILVFGSPTLNNLQFSGNFASIYGGAIYSYDGAPVFNDVTFLNNRSSQLGGAIASIGDPAKLSNIPPILTVPEFDNVIFMGNRAAQGGAMFNSFGMSPALTNTVFFGNIADNDGGAIYNRSQSSPTLINTTLSGNSAAVGGGLYNVIESVPTLVNSIAWGNTATAVGAQIHNADVDSGVTATYSLVEGQQPLGDANLDGTDPASNPLFVDQGSGDLRLQADSPAVDAGSNAAIPAGVTSDLSGGPRILPAVDGVVDLGAFETAYFLVTPDAGAGGQLDPASTQRVAPGGSLALGIIPDTDYRLDTVNGCNGTLVDATYTTDGLAADCTVTASFVRVAAADASPTGSGPINVQLDGGGTGCGFVRSDFVSADTFPPTSVETRFPHGLFDFELSGCDTGSTVTLTMTYPTPLPSGAQYWKFGPTADNPAPHWYVMPASFNGADVSFSITDGGMGDGDLTANGSIVDPGGPGLFAGSAAPIPSLQSWSIALLALLLGWFGVRRRV; translated from the coding sequence ATGCCATGCGGAACCCGCGCTTCATCCTTTAACCGCGCCGTGATGCGCGGTACGCTTTTTCTCTTGCTGCAACTCCCGTTGCTATCGATGGCTGCCGAGATTCATGTTGATCAATCGGCGACCGGAGGCAATAACGGCTCCACCTGGGCTGATGCCTATACCGACCTGCAGGACGCGCTGAGCCTTGCTTTGCCGGGTGACGAGATCTGGGTTGCCGCTGGTGTCTATACACCCACCAGCGATCCGGCACAGCGCACGGTCGCCTTCCAGCTGCGCAATGGCGTAGGGATGTATGGTGGCTTCTCCGGTACTGAGTCCCTGCGTGCCGATCGGGATTGGCAAACCAACACGACCATCCTGAGTGGTGATATTGAAAACAATGACGCCAGCTCGGGCGGTGTAGTGACCGACACGAGTCAGATCCAGGGTGCCAACAGCCTGCATGTGCTGTCCGGTACTAACGTGGATGCCAGCACCGTACTCGATGGATTTACGATCACTGCGGGCTACGCCGATGGTTCTTCCAATAATGGTTCCGGCGCGGGGCTGATTCTGGTCTTTGGCAGCCCGACACTGAATAATCTCCAATTCAGCGGCAACTTCGCCAGCATCTATGGCGGCGCCATATACAGCTATGACGGCGCTCCAGTGTTTAATGACGTCACTTTCCTGAACAACCGGAGCAGTCAATTAGGCGGGGCGATCGCCAGCATCGGTGATCCGGCCAAGCTGAGCAACATACCACCGATTCTGACCGTGCCGGAATTTGACAACGTCATTTTCATGGGCAACCGGGCAGCCCAGGGCGGGGCAATGTTCAACAGCTTCGGCATGAGCCCGGCGCTAACCAACACGGTTTTCTTTGGCAATATCGCTGACAACGACGGTGGCGCGATCTACAACCGTTCGCAAAGCAGCCCGACACTGATCAATACCACCCTCAGCGGCAACAGTGCGGCCGTCGGTGGTGGCCTGTACAACGTTATCGAGAGCGTTCCGACACTGGTAAACAGTATTGCCTGGGGGAATACTGCAACCGCCGTGGGTGCCCAAATTCATAACGCTGATGTTGATTCCGGGGTAACTGCGACCTACAGCCTGGTCGAGGGGCAGCAACCACTCGGCGACGCCAATCTTGATGGTACTGACCCGGCCAGTAATCCCTTGTTTGTCGATCAGGGTAGCGGCGATCTGCGCTTGCAGGCTGATTCACCGGCCGTCGATGCGGGCAGCAATGCGGCGATTCCCGCCGGCGTAACCAGTGATCTGTCGGGTGGCCCCCGTATTCTGCCCGCAGTGGACGGGGTGGTGGATCTGGGCGCCTTCGAAACCGCCTATTTCCTGGTCACACCTGATGCCGGCGCCGGCGGGCAACTCGATCCAGCCAGCACGCAGCGGGTTGCACCAGGGGGAAGCCTTGCGCTCGGGATCATTCCGGATACGGATTATCGTCTCGATACGGTGAATGGGTGCAACGGCACTCTGGTCGATGCCACCTACACGACCGACGGGCTGGCTGCGGACTGCACGGTAACGGCCAGTTTTGTGCGCGTTGCCGCAGCGGACGCTTCACCGACCGGAAGTGGCCCCATCAACGTTCAGCTTGATGGTGGTGGCACCGGTTGCGGTTTCGTTCGCAGCGACTTTGTATCTGCGGATACCTTTCCGCCGACCAGTGTAGAGACGCGCTTTCCCCATGGCTTGTTCGATTTTGAACTGAGTGGGTGCGACACCGGGAGCACCGTCACGCTCACCATGACCTACCCGACGCCCTTGCCGAGTGGTGCGCAGTACTGGAAGTTCGGACCCACCGCCGACAACCCCGCGCCGCATTGGTATGTCATGCCTGCCAGCTTCAATGGTGCTGACGTGTCTTTCAGCATTACCGATGGCGGAATGGGGGATGGGGATCTGACCGCCAATGGCAGTATCGTCGATCCGGGTGGGCCGGGGCTGTTTGCAGGTTCCGCAGCACCCATACCCAGCCTGCAGAGCTGGAGCATTGCACTATTGGCCCTGTTGCTGGGCTGGTTCGGCGTGCGCCGGCGCGTCTGA
- a CDS encoding TetR/AcrR family transcriptional regulator, with amino-acid sequence MPKPSSHPRPGRPVDPEKIERILDHALQSIAEGDLQFGMESVARRAGVAKSTLYRHFDNADGLLKAVLERQHRALVGNGPEPFSSLEGLREQLLNLGHQLLDFLASEEGIKIMRAVIAHGARHGAHGQMIYQDGPIAFVRRAEECLRHAVEQGQISVDDPAMAAEQLVGMWKGCMLNGLLMNGRPLPDQAERQLRIESAVDLFLRATTRLPAQ; translated from the coding sequence ATGCCCAAACCCAGTAGCCACCCACGTCCGGGGCGGCCGGTCGATCCGGAAAAGATCGAGCGTATTCTGGACCATGCCCTGCAAAGCATTGCCGAAGGCGATTTGCAATTCGGCATGGAGTCGGTGGCACGCCGCGCCGGCGTCGCAAAAAGCACCCTGTACCGGCATTTCGATAATGCCGACGGCTTGCTCAAAGCGGTACTCGAGCGCCAGCATCGCGCCCTGGTGGGTAATGGTCCCGAGCCCTTTTCTTCGTTGGAGGGCTTGCGCGAGCAACTGCTCAACCTGGGACATCAGCTGCTGGACTTTCTCGCCAGTGAAGAAGGCATCAAGATCATGCGCGCCGTGATTGCGCATGGTGCTCGCCATGGCGCTCACGGACAGATGATCTATCAGGATGGGCCCATTGCCTTCGTGCGTCGCGCCGAAGAGTGCCTGCGCCACGCCGTCGAACAGGGTCAAATCAGCGTAGACGACCCGGCCATGGCGGCCGAGCAACTGGTTGGCATGTGGAAGGGCTGCATGCTCAATGGCTTGCTGATGAATGGTCGCCCGCTGCCTGATCAGGCCGAGCGACAGCTGCGCATTGAATCAGCCGTCGATCTTTTCCTGCGCGCGACCACGCGTCTCCCGGCCCAGTAA
- a CDS encoding efflux RND transporter periplasmic adaptor subunit, producing MRRALFSLLGLALLAGCGNESASQSNVDNPPKVRVVQLQPASPPEWTLSGNVQARHQVELGFRLAGEINQRRVQAGQRVDADDVLLTLDPRDVTQQLASARAALTAARLQAQNAESSRQRLQSLRERDLVPVQNYDDAVTAADAAQQSVRSAQAQLAQAETALEYVELRAPTDGVLIEVSGEVGQVVAPGQVVAVLASEGEHEVEVFVPERRRRGLPEQGQVVLFGGQQRAPASLREVAGAADPMTRSWRARFAIEDDPANWPLGSSVTLQLNGNGDERDGMQQLPLSALIDKGQGTGVWHVRDGKVEFVSVELVSTRKELAWIRSGLPAGTPVVALGVHLLEAGQAVEVLP from the coding sequence ATGCGCCGTGCACTTTTCTCCCTGCTGGGTCTGGCTCTGCTGGCGGGTTGTGGCAATGAGTCCGCATCGCAGTCCAACGTTGATAATCCGCCCAAAGTCCGCGTTGTGCAATTACAGCCGGCCAGTCCTCCGGAATGGACCTTGAGTGGCAATGTGCAAGCCCGGCATCAGGTCGAGCTGGGCTTTCGTCTGGCTGGTGAAATCAATCAGCGCCGGGTTCAGGCCGGGCAGCGGGTCGACGCTGATGATGTGTTGCTGACGCTGGACCCGCGGGATGTCACCCAGCAGCTGGCTTCAGCCCGCGCGGCACTGACGGCGGCGCGCTTGCAGGCGCAGAATGCCGAATCCAGCCGGCAGCGCCTGCAAAGCCTGCGCGAGCGCGATCTGGTCCCGGTGCAGAATTACGATGATGCCGTAACCGCTGCCGATGCCGCGCAGCAAAGTGTTCGCAGTGCCCAGGCGCAACTGGCCCAGGCCGAAACGGCGCTGGAATACGTGGAGTTGCGGGCGCCGACTGACGGTGTGCTGATTGAAGTCAGCGGCGAGGTCGGTCAGGTCGTTGCTCCGGGGCAGGTTGTCGCGGTACTGGCCTCTGAAGGCGAGCATGAAGTTGAAGTATTTGTGCCGGAACGCCGCCGCCGTGGCTTGCCGGAACAGGGGCAGGTTGTGCTCTTTGGCGGCCAGCAGCGGGCACCTGCCAGTTTGCGAGAAGTCGCCGGTGCGGCAGACCCGATGACGCGCAGCTGGCGGGCGCGTTTTGCCATTGAGGATGACCCGGCCAATTGGCCGTTGGGCAGCAGCGTGACGCTGCAACTGAATGGCAATGGCGATGAACGTGACGGTATGCAGCAGTTGCCGCTCAGTGCGCTGATCGACAAGGGGCAGGGCACAGGCGTGTGGCACGTACGGGACGGCAAGGTCGAGTTCGTTTCCGTCGAGCTGGTCAGCACGCGCAAGGAGCTGGCCTGGATTCGCAGTGGCTTGCCGGCCGGCACACCCGTCGTTGCGCTGGGTGTGCATCTGCTCGAGGCGGGGCAGGCGGTTGAGGTGCTGCCATGA
- a CDS encoding efflux RND transporter permease subunit: MSMDPLRFNLSAHAVRERSMTLFFLLVTAVVGVYSFFALGRAEDPNFTVRVVMVSAVWPGATASQMELQVAEPLEKRLQEVRFFDKIETTARPGRVDMKVTFEDFTPSDTLPELFYQVRKRMQDAAPGLPPGVQGPFVNDDFADVYFSLYALTAPGLPPRELVREAETLRDRFSRVDGVQKVQILGERPERVFVDVDPQQLAQLGIGPQQIAEALDAWNRLLPAGLVETSGPRLYWRVDADLADLDAIANVPLQVGERLIRLGDIAEVRRGYEDPPGYMIRAFAEEAVLIGVVLERGRNGLDVGAELAELHTELSAGLPLGMEFRQITNQREAITRSVELFQYKFLLAVLVVMLVSFASIGFRPGLIVGIAVPLTLCLTFLLMLMRGMNFDRITLGALIIALGLLVDDAIIAIEMMLVKMEEGWDRLRAAAHAWTVTAAPMLSGTLVTVIGFVPIGFARSGVGEYTGNIFWVLAFALLASWLVAVIFTPYLGVLLLKDVPRDQLAEKHGAQYQTPNYQRFRRLIQRCVQFRKTVVLATVGLFVLSIVGMQTLVQKQFFPSSDRPEVLVDVHLPEGSSIGATDALTRRIEAQLRDHPDVVSLSSYLGAGAPRFFISLNPEQPSSNFAKVVAIAQDEHGRNRIMADLQAAVDAGAYPEARVRVHRLLFGPPVVFPVEFRVVGDDPAVLREQASRLRELISGHPNVVEPHLDWGDRVPVVRLRLDPERLRAIGLTASDLSNQLQLQWGGMPVTVLRQDIRSVQLLVRGEGSELDNFADLPLRTADGRTITLSQAGLIEVASEEPVLKRYNREPYITVQADIQGAQPPNVTMSLWQQMADFRAQLPPGYRVDIGGAVEQSAKGQDSIAKVQPIMLALMLVVIMLQMRTFSGTLMVLATAPLGVIGATLALLLGNQPFGFVALLGLTGLAGILMRNTLILTKQIDDNLEAGMQRNEALVEATVQRTRPVLLTALAAVLAFVPLTFDAFWGPMAYVLIGGTLVGSLITLLFLPGLYALWFRVKPVSAAH; this comes from the coding sequence ATGAGCATGGACCCCTTGCGTTTCAACCTGTCCGCTCATGCGGTACGCGAACGCTCGATGACGCTGTTTTTCCTGCTGGTGACGGCTGTCGTCGGCGTGTATTCCTTCTTTGCCCTGGGGCGGGCAGAGGACCCCAACTTTACCGTCCGCGTGGTGATGGTCAGCGCAGTATGGCCGGGTGCAACCGCATCACAGATGGAGCTGCAGGTCGCCGAGCCGCTGGAAAAGCGTCTGCAGGAAGTGCGTTTTTTCGACAAGATCGAAACCACCGCGCGGCCTGGCCGGGTTGATATGAAAGTAACGTTCGAGGATTTCACCCCATCGGACACCCTGCCGGAACTCTTCTACCAGGTACGCAAGCGGATGCAGGACGCAGCACCCGGTTTGCCGCCCGGCGTGCAGGGGCCTTTTGTCAATGACGACTTTGCCGATGTGTATTTTTCTTTGTATGCCCTGACGGCTCCGGGTTTGCCGCCTCGGGAACTGGTGCGCGAAGCGGAGACCTTGCGCGATCGTTTCAGCCGGGTTGATGGCGTACAAAAGGTACAGATTCTGGGTGAGCGCCCGGAGCGCGTCTTCGTTGACGTTGACCCGCAACAACTGGCCCAGCTGGGTATCGGCCCGCAGCAGATCGCCGAAGCACTGGATGCCTGGAATCGCCTGTTGCCGGCCGGCCTGGTGGAAACCAGCGGGCCGCGCCTGTACTGGCGGGTGGATGCCGACCTGGCCGATCTGGACGCCATTGCCAATGTGCCGCTGCAAGTGGGCGAGCGCCTGATTCGCCTGGGCGATATTGCCGAGGTGCGGCGCGGCTATGAAGATCCGCCGGGCTATATGATTCGTGCCTTCGCCGAAGAGGCGGTATTGATTGGCGTGGTGCTCGAACGGGGCCGCAACGGTCTGGATGTGGGGGCAGAGCTGGCCGAACTGCACACGGAGCTGAGTGCCGGTTTGCCGCTGGGCATGGAGTTCCGCCAGATCACCAACCAACGCGAAGCCATTACCCGTTCCGTGGAACTGTTCCAGTACAAGTTTTTGCTCGCTGTGCTGGTGGTCATGCTGGTCAGCTTCGCCAGTATCGGCTTTCGCCCCGGCCTGATTGTCGGTATCGCAGTGCCGCTGACCCTGTGCCTGACCTTTCTGCTGATGCTGATGCGCGGAATGAACTTTGACCGCATTACCCTGGGCGCCTTGATCATCGCGCTGGGTTTGCTGGTTGACGACGCCATTATCGCTATCGAGATGATGCTGGTGAAAATGGAGGAGGGCTGGGACCGGCTCAGGGCGGCGGCCCATGCCTGGACGGTGACGGCAGCGCCCATGTTGTCAGGCACCCTGGTCACGGTGATCGGTTTTGTGCCGATCGGTTTTGCCCGCTCGGGCGTGGGTGAGTATACCGGCAATATTTTCTGGGTCCTGGCCTTTGCCTTGCTCGCCTCCTGGCTGGTGGCCGTGATCTTTACGCCCTATCTCGGCGTATTGCTGCTCAAGGACGTACCCCGGGACCAGCTGGCGGAGAAGCATGGCGCGCAGTATCAGACGCCCAATTACCAGCGTTTCCGCCGCTTGATCCAGCGCTGCGTGCAGTTCCGCAAAACGGTGGTTTTGGCAACTGTCGGGCTCTTTGTGCTGTCGATTGTCGGCATGCAGACCCTGGTACAAAAGCAGTTCTTCCCGTCTTCCGACCGTCCTGAAGTGCTGGTCGATGTGCATTTGCCGGAAGGCAGCAGTATCGGCGCAACCGATGCCCTGACCCGGCGGATCGAAGCGCAATTGCGCGACCATCCGGATGTGGTGTCGCTCTCCAGTTACCTGGGGGCCGGGGCACCGCGTTTCTTTATCTCGCTGAACCCGGAACAGCCCAGCAGCAACTTTGCCAAGGTGGTCGCGATTGCGCAGGATGAACACGGTCGCAACCGCATCATGGCTGATTTGCAGGCTGCCGTGGATGCCGGCGCCTACCCGGAAGCCCGCGTGCGTGTACACCGCTTGTTGTTCGGGCCGCCGGTGGTATTCCCGGTGGAGTTCCGTGTGGTGGGTGATGATCCGGCGGTATTGCGCGAACAGGCCAGCCGCCTGCGTGAGTTGATCAGTGGCCACCCGAACGTTGTTGAACCGCACCTGGACTGGGGTGATCGGGTGCCGGTGGTGCGCTTGCGGCTGGATCCGGAACGGTTGCGTGCAATCGGTTTGACCGCGAGTGACTTGTCGAATCAATTGCAGCTGCAGTGGGGCGGCATGCCGGTAACCGTGCTGCGTCAGGATATTCGCAGCGTGCAATTGCTGGTGCGCGGCGAAGGGTCCGAGCTGGACAACTTTGCCGATCTGCCCCTGCGGACCGCGGATGGCCGCACCATTACCCTGTCTCAGGCCGGCCTGATCGAAGTGGCCAGTGAAGAGCCGGTGCTCAAGCGCTACAACCGCGAACCCTATATAACCGTGCAAGCGGATATTCAGGGCGCGCAGCCGCCGAATGTGACCATGAGCCTGTGGCAGCAGATGGCGGATTTCCGTGCCCAGTTGCCGCCGGGCTATCGCGTGGATATTGGCGGTGCGGTAGAGCAGTCAGCCAAGGGGCAGGACTCCATCGCCAAAGTACAGCCGATCATGCTGGCCTTGATGCTGGTAGTCATCATGCTGCAAATGCGCACCTTCTCCGGCACCTTGATGGTGCTGGCGACAGCGCCGCTGGGAGTGATTGGCGCGACCCTGGCGCTGTTGCTGGGCAATCAGCCGTTCGGTTTTGTGGCTCTGCTGGGGCTGACCGGTCTGGCGGGGATTCTGATGCGCAACACACTGATTCTGACCAAACAGATCGACGACAACCTGGAGGCCGGCATGCAGCGCAATGAAGCCCTGGTCGAAGCCACTGTGCAGCGCACGCGGCCCGTGTTGCTGACTGCACTGGCAGCAGTGTTGGCCTTCGTTCCCCTGACTTTTGATGCTTTCTGGGGCCCGATGGCCTATGTGCTGATTGGCGGCACCCTGGTGGGCAGTCTGATCACGCTGCTGTTCCTGCCGGGTTTGTACGCGCTCTGGTTCCGCGTCAAACCGGTCAGTGCAGCGCACTGA